The following are from one region of the Micromonas commoda chromosome 12, complete sequence genome:
- a CDS encoding predicted protein translates to MAAAMTATRVITLASAKPAVAVRRAATQRRGATIAVRSAPEEVSPNASVSASCSIDDPSSCSLADLEMMYIDALWNYYNGGDFTLTDEQYDRLREELNWQGSGFPTLRRYEVQFVEAAISYARGEPKVSDKEYEELKRKVRAAGKRDDVTALLLYTKGQQLLEPEQFNQLRDEMSKLSIDVGLRGATCTLSNTSTDLTADSGTVTKMYAALAIVPSLIGIVPYLGATVFGVDVPPAAGLGFAATIALGLTSMIVNYTNLQNATILTGQCPCCEEPIKQFFGGENPATSMDYKCPVCGTESKLDRVEMKIKEAGGLKSA, encoded by the exons atggccgccgccatgACCGCCACtag GGTTAtcaccctcgcctccgccaagcccgcggtcgcggttcgccgcgccgcgacgcagcgccgcggcgccacgATCGCCGTCCGCAGCGCCCCCGAGGAGGTCTCCCCCAACGCCTCCGTCTCGGCTTCGTGCTCCATCGACGACCCGTCCTCCTGCTccctcgcggacctcgagaTGATGTACATCGACGCGCTCTGGAACTACTacaacggcggcgacttcACCCTCACCGACGAGCAGTACGATCGCCTCAGGGAGGAGCTCAACTGGCAGGGATCCGGCTTCCCCACCCTCCGCAGGTACGAGGTGCAGTTCGTCGAGGCTGCCATCTCCTACGCCAGGGGCGAGCCCAAGGTTTCCGACAAGGAGTACGAGGAATTGAAGCGCAAGGTGAGAGCCGCTGGcaagcgcgacgacgtcaccgcgctcctcctctACACCAAGGGCCagcagctcctcgagccCGAGCAGTTCAACCAGCTCCGCGACGAAATGTCCAAGCTCTCCATCGACGtcggcctccgcggcgccaccTGCACGCTGTCCAACACCTCCACCGACCTCACCGCGGACAGCGGCACCGTCACCAAGAtgtacgccgcgctcgccatcgtcCCCTCCCTCATCGGCATCGTCCCGTACCTCGGAGCCACCGTCTTTGGCGTGGACgtgccccccgccgcgggtctcggCTTCGCCGCCACCATTGCGCTCGGCCTCACCAGCATGATCGTCAACTACACCAACCTCCAGAACGCGACGATCCTCACCGGCCAGTGCCCGTGCTGCGAGGAACCCATCAAGCAgttcttcggcggcgaaaacccggcgacgagcatgGACTACAAGTGCCCGGTGTGCGGCACCGAGTCCAAGCTGGACCGCGTCGAGATGAAGATCAAGGAGGCGGGTGGCCTCAAGTCGGCTTAA
- a CDS encoding predicted protein yields the protein MEAVSGRAPRFGLNESPSTACIASVNSFTRLLDPCSTPSNDPKLSPASHIMQQQGGGQGGQGGPPGAHGGPPAGMPMIYGQPYGQFPQGAPHPGDPNAQQQWQQQARAAQLQQAQLQAYHMQSHQVNQHHQQQLRMFWQQQMQEIESGSDFKNHQLPLARIKKIMKSDEDVRMISSEAPVLFAKACEMFILELTLRSWIHSEENKRRTLQRNDIAAAITKTDIFDFLVDIVPRDDFKEDGMNVPRAPPAAVALGAPGGDGQGAGGTGAVPAVPYNPGMYYMQPPPGTMAGGQWPPQMSQDPNQYQMPPKQ from the exons ATGGAGGCGGTGAGCGGTAGGGCCCCCCGGTTCGGTTTGAAC GagtcgccgtccaccgctTGCATCGCATCG GTGAATTCGTTCACGAGGTTGCTCGACCCGTGCTCGACCCCCTCGAACGATCCCAAgctctcgcccgcgtcgcacaTCATGCAGCAGCAAGGAGGCGGCCAGGGCGGCCAGGGCGGTCCCCCCGGCGCACACGGCGGTCCCCCCGCGGGGATGCCCATGATCTACGGCCAGCCCTACGGTCAGTTTCCCCAGGGCGCGCCCCACCCCGGCGATCCCAACGCGCAGCAGCAGTGGCAGCAGcaggctcgcgcggctcagCTGCAGCAGGCGCAGCTGCAGGCGTACCACATGCAGTCGCACCAGGTCAACCAGCACCACCAGCAGCAGCTCCGCATGTTCTGGCAGCAGCAGATGCAGGAGATTGAGTCTGGGTCCGACTTTAAGAACCACCAGCTGCCCCTCGCGAGGATCAAGAAGATCATGAagtccgacgaggacgttcgGATGATCTCGAGCGAGGCGCCCGTGCTGTTCGCCAAGGCGTGCGAGATGTTCATCTTGGAACTCACGCTCCGATCGTGGATCCACAGCGAGGAGAACAAGAGGCGAACGCTGCAGCGCaacgacatcgccgcggcgatcaccAAGACGGACATCTTCGACTTCCTCGTCGACATTGTCCCGAGGGATGACTTCAAGGAGGACGGCATGAATGTTCCCAgggcgccccccgcggctgTGGCGTTGGGTGCGCCGGGAGGTGACGGCCAGGGCGCGGGAGGCACGGGGGCGGTGCCGGCCGTGCCGTACAACCCGGGGATGTATTACatgcagccgccgccggggacgatggCGGGCGGGCAATGGCCGCCGCAGATGTCGCAGGATCCCAACCAGTACCAGATGCCCCCCAAGCAATGA
- a CDS encoding predicted protein translates to MDLGQLWSKVQTTASEIAAAAEETAARAYTAVEETGEEISKSEAWLAMSSQFAKLQSDASFTFAELRARTVSEAERAERLILLKREEAERRARARATANIDPEVYGVNIDHECFVRDLTERSFLEYPVEDGDDELDETWEMDEWERDHSEAIMAVVPELATLRFALVRDPAHHLLTPGAEPMSEARFWRTYFRMCGWRLALAEASFKARAAARARGIEVADDEPYPVEVDKAELEAFGFRVDDELLDQAAELIAEDLDEILGEEGELEQARIERERAKKAEWLRTRKEWKPDGSEGSPGAGSGSRGGSPNKGKEGNKKSDGDSDRADSPAPTGIGKEDGSVADSEDSGVLVEAPVEREK, encoded by the coding sequence ATGGACTTGGGTCAGCTGTGGAGCAAGGTgcagacgacggcgagcgaaatcgccgccgcggccgaggagaCTGCCGCGAGGGCCTACACCGCGGTCGAGGAGACGGGCGAGGAGATCTCAAAGTCCGAGGCGTGGCTGGCGATGTCGTCTCAGTTCGCCAAGCTGCAGAGCGACGCCAGCTTCACGTTCGCGGAGCTCCGGGCCAGGACCGTCTCGGaagccgagcgcgccgagcggctCATCCTGCTGAagcgggaggaggccgagcggagggcgcgggcgcgcgccaccgcgaacaTCGACCCCGAAGTCTACGGCGTCAACATCGACCACGAGTGCTTCGTCCGCGACCTCACCGAGCGCTCGTTCCTCGAGTATCCGgtcgaggacggggacgacgagttGGACGAGACGTGGGAGATGGACGAGTGGGAGAGGGACCACTCGGAGGCGATCATGGCGGtcgtccccgagctcgccacgCTTCgcttcgcgctcgtccgcgatcCCGCGCATCACCTCCTCACCCCGGGCGCCGAGCCGATGTCCGAAGCGCGCTTCTGGAGGACGTACTTTCGCATGTGCGGGTGgaggctcgcgctcgccgaggcgtcgttcaaggcgagggcggcggcgagggcgcgagggatcgaggtggcggacgacgagccgtATCCGGTCGAGGTGGACAAAgcggagctggaggcgtTTGGctttcgcgtcgacgacgaactcCTGGACCAAGCCGcggagctcatcgcggaggACTTGGACGAGATcctgggcgaggagggcgagctGGAGCAGGCGAGGATCGAACGGGAAcgggcgaagaaggcggagtGGCTGAGGACGAGGAAGGAGTGGAAGCCCGACGGGTCGGAAGGGagcccgggggcggggtcTGGTAGCCGGGGAGGCTCGCCGAACAAAGGAAAGGAGGGTAATAAGaagagcgacggcgactccGACCGCGCGGACTCCCCGGCGCCAACCGGCATCGGAAAGGAGGACGGGTCCGTGGCCGACAGCGAGGACTCGGGGGTTCTGGTGGAGGCCCCCGTCGAGCGGGAGAAGTAG